The following coding sequences are from one uncultured Desulfobacter sp. window:
- a CDS encoding chorismate-binding protein translates to MNSVTQFSCLIDTLIKKNAAFACWFQPSSDSPQLIAGSPDDIIFKESVQQLSRVRGFVFAPFDISDHMPVIVLQPAVHLKGYGQIQGFDPESLAAEPLPQKAKEPCISTQFDDYLACVSQAIDQIHTAKFSKVIVSRRICKEKKSESMGRLFLDMHDKNPGVFVFAVNLPRAGLWMGATPELLFRSDGRHAQTVSLAATQPRRPDGQYCWFTKEIEEQAFVSRYTLDVLHRFGFSTYQTKGPQDLETATVAHLKTSFFFSGEHIKDRLGEFVGQLCPTPAVCGLPKVEAARFIQEFEPHERRYYTGFLGPWRLEQSGTDVYVNLRSMEIEESQYVLYTGGGITARSNPEQEWEETTQKSRTLLNAIEALQEQG, encoded by the coding sequence ATGAACAGCGTTACACAGTTTAGTTGTCTGATTGATACTCTGATAAAAAAAAATGCCGCATTTGCCTGCTGGTTCCAACCGTCCAGTGACAGTCCGCAGTTGATCGCCGGGTCGCCGGACGACATTATATTCAAGGAAAGTGTACAGCAGTTAAGCCGGGTCCGGGGGTTTGTGTTCGCACCCTTTGACATATCGGATCATATGCCGGTCATTGTGCTGCAGCCGGCCGTACACCTGAAAGGCTACGGTCAGATCCAGGGATTTGATCCGGAAAGCCTGGCGGCTGAACCGTTGCCCCAAAAAGCAAAAGAGCCGTGCATCTCCACACAGTTTGATGATTACCTGGCCTGCGTTAGCCAGGCCATTGACCAGATCCACACGGCAAAGTTTTCCAAGGTCATTGTCTCCCGACGCATCTGCAAAGAGAAAAAAAGTGAATCCATGGGTCGGCTGTTTCTGGATATGCATGACAAAAATCCGGGGGTATTTGTCTTTGCGGTCAATCTGCCCAGGGCAGGACTCTGGATGGGGGCCACCCCCGAACTGTTGTTTCGTTCCGACGGCAGGCATGCCCAGACCGTCTCCCTGGCCGCCACCCAGCCCCGGCGCCCCGATGGCCAATACTGCTGGTTTACCAAGGAGATTGAAGAGCAGGCCTTTGTCTCCAGGTATACACTGGACGTTCTCCACCGGTTTGGGTTTTCAACCTACCAGACCAAGGGGCCCCAGGACCTTGAAACCGCCACCGTGGCCCATTTGAAGACCTCTTTCTTTTTTTCCGGGGAACATATTAAAGACCGGCTTGGAGAATTTGTCGGGCAGCTTTGCCCCACCCCTGCCGTCTGCGGGTTGCCCAAGGTTGAGGCTGCGCGTTTTATCCAGGAATTTGAACCCCATGAACGGCGCTATTATACGGGGTTTCTGGGGCCCTGGCGCCTTGAGCAAAGCGGCACCGATGTGTATGTGAATCTGCGCAGCATGGAAATTGAAGAGAGCCAGTATGTGCTTTACACGGGTGGCGGCATCACGGCCCGGTCCAATCCGGAGCAGGAGTGGGAAGAGACCACCCAGAAGTCCAGAACACTTTTGAACGCCATTGAGGCGTTGCAGGAACAGGGATGA